The Lycium ferocissimum isolate CSIRO_LF1 chromosome 1, AGI_CSIRO_Lferr_CH_V1, whole genome shotgun sequence genome includes a region encoding these proteins:
- the LOC132048083 gene encoding DNA topoisomerase 3-beta isoform X1, with protein sequence MNSLAEPNRDEALAVDAHQEIDLKVGVAFTCFQTSYFNGKYGNLDARVISYGPCQTPTLGFCVDRYLQITMFKPEKFWMLHPYIMYKGYELKLEWDRNRLFDADVAAMFRNIIMEDGTMRVVRVSEKQESKGRPSGLNTVNLLKVASSALGFGPQLTMQLAERLYTQGFISYPRTESTAYPSSFDFRGTLGALVHNPVFGNYAQKLLTESYNKPKAGTDAGDHPPITPMRSASEDSLGNDAWKLYQYICQHFLGTLSPDCKYRRIKIEFESGGEQFQCVGQLATVKGFTSIMPWLAISEKNLPEFAVGEKIKISKVELDEGNTSPPDYLSESELISLMEKHGIGTDASISVHINNICERNYVQVQAGRRLVPTPLGISLIRGYQCIDSDLCLPDIRSFIGHQITLVAKGQADHSMVVQHVLEQFKRKFSYFVEQIENMDALFEAQFSPLSDSGRLLSKCGKCLRYMKYISTQPARLYCGTCEEVYYVPQKGTVKLYKELTCPLDNFELLLCSMPGPEGKSFPLCPYCYNCPPFEGIDTLFGAPKTGDSSKLGKGVGMPCFLCPHTTCPHSVIAQGVCACPECSGTLVLDPVSAPKWRLYCNMCNCLVSLPEGAHRISTTQDKCPECDSTIIEVDFNKKTTPLKDGATLHKGCILCDELLHSLVEMKHGRSFSRHGRRGRGRGRGRGRGNSKQQDPKMSFRDF encoded by the exons ATGAATAGCCTTGCCGAACCCAACAGAGATGAGGCATTGGCTGTAGATGCACATCAAGAGATTGATTTGAAAGTTGGAGTTGCATTTACCTGTTTCCAGACTAGTTATTTCAATGGGAAATATGGCAATCTTGATGCAAGGGTTATCTC CTATGGGCCATGTCAAACTCCTACGCTTGGGTTCTGCGTGGATCGATACCTGCAAATCACTATGTTCAAGCCAGAAAAGTTTTGGATGCTGCATCCTTACATAATGTACAAGGGGTATGAACTCAAATTAGAATGGGACCGAAACAGGTTGTTCGATGCTGAT GTTGCCGCAATGTTCCGGAATATAATAATGGAGGATGGTACTATGAGAGTTGTTCGTGTATCAGAAAAGCAGGAATCCAAAGGTCGTCCTTCTGGTCTAAACACAGTAAATCTTCTGAAG GTAGCTTCAAGTGCACTGGGCTTTGGTCCCCAGTTGACTATGCAATTGGCTGAGCGTTTGTACACTCAAGGTTTTATCAG CTATCCACGTACAGAAAGCACAGcatatccttcttcttttgacTTCAGAGGAACACTGGGAGCATTGGTGCATAATCCTGTATTTGGGAATTACGCGCAAAAGCTTTTAACTGAAAGTTATAATAAACCAAAGGCAGGAACTGATGCAGGCGATCATCCTCCAATAACTCCGATGCGTTCAGCTAGTGAGGATAGTTTGGGGAATGATGCATGGAAACTTTATCAGTACATCTGCCAGCATTTTCTGGGAACTCTCTCTCCAGATTGCAAATATAGAAG gataaaaattgaatttgaaagtGGTGGAGAGCAATTTCAGTGCGTTGGGCAGCTTGCCACAGTCAAAGGATTCACCTCTATTATGCCATGGCTGGCTATTAGTGAGAAGAATCTTCCTGAGTTTGCTGTAGGAGAGAAAATCAAGATTTCTAAAGTTGAACTAGATGAG GGGAATACTTCGCCTCCAGATTACCTCAGCGAAAGTGAGCTGATCTCTTTGATGGAGAAACACGGTATTGGAACAGATGCGTCAATCTCTGTGCATATTAACAACATATGCGAACGCAACTATGTCCAG GTACAAGCTGGGCGACGATTGGTTCCAACTCCTCTGGGTATCAGCTTGATAAGAGGGTACCAATGCATAGATTCTGATCTCTGTTTGCCTGACATTCGGAGCTTCATTGGGCACCAGATTACTTTGGTAGCTAAAGGTCAAGCAGATCATTCAATGGTTGTGCAGCACGTACTAGAACAATTCAAAAGGAAGTTCAGTTATTTTGTTGAGCAG ATTGAAAACATGGACGCATTATTTGAAGCACAATTTTCTCCACTCTCCGACTCTGGACGTCTACTCAGCAAATGTGGCAAATGCTTGCGATATATGAAATACATATCTACTCAGCCAGCTCGACTGTACTGTGGTACATGTGAGGAAGTTTATTACGTACCTCAGAAGGGTACAGTCaag CTGTACAAGGAGCTTACTTGCCCGCTTGATAATTTCGAGCTGTTACTATGTAGCATGCCTGGTCCAGAAGGCAAGTCATTCCCGCTCTGTCCTTATTGCTACAACTGTCCCCCGTTTGAAGGCATCGATACACTTTTTGGCGCTCCAAAAACTGGAGATTCTTCCAAGTTGGGAAAGGGAGTTGGAATGCCTTGCTTCCTCTGTCCACACACGACATGCCCGCATTCCGTGATTGCACAAGGCGTTTGTGCCTGCCCGGAATGCAGCGGTACACTTGTTCTCGACCCAGTCAGCGCTCCAAAATGGAGGCTTTATTGCAACATGTGCAATTGCCTTGTTTCCTTGCCTGAAGGTGCTCATCGGATTTCTACCACTCAGGATAAGTGTCCGGAATGCGACTCAACTATCATAGAAGTCGATTTTAACAAGAAAACGACGCCCTTAAAAGATGGTGCTACACTCCATAAGGGATGTATTCTTTGCGACGAGCTGCTGCATTCTCTCGTGGAAATGAAACATGGAAGATCGTTTTCTAGGCATGGAAGGAGAGGACGAGGTAGAGGAAGGGGAAGAGGACGGGGCAACAGCAAACAACAAGACCCTAAAATGAGTTTCCGAGATTTCTAA
- the LOC132048083 gene encoding DNA topoisomerase 3-beta isoform X2 encodes MSIFLSCPFFFSSTNYSLPSYYQNYNKSEWNTFPIYNFSYGPCQTPTLGFCVDRYLQITMFKPEKFWMLHPYIMYKGYELKLEWDRNRLFDADVAAMFRNIIMEDGTMRVVRVSEKQESKGRPSGLNTVNLLKVASSALGFGPQLTMQLAERLYTQGFISYPRTESTAYPSSFDFRGTLGALVHNPVFGNYAQKLLTESYNKPKAGTDAGDHPPITPMRSASEDSLGNDAWKLYQYICQHFLGTLSPDCKYRRIKIEFESGGEQFQCVGQLATVKGFTSIMPWLAISEKNLPEFAVGEKIKISKVELDEGNTSPPDYLSESELISLMEKHGIGTDASISVHINNICERNYVQVQAGRRLVPTPLGISLIRGYQCIDSDLCLPDIRSFIGHQITLVAKGQADHSMVVQHVLEQFKRKFSYFVEQIENMDALFEAQFSPLSDSGRLLSKCGKCLRYMKYISTQPARLYCGTCEEVYYVPQKGTVKLYKELTCPLDNFELLLCSMPGPEGKSFPLCPYCYNCPPFEGIDTLFGAPKTGDSSKLGKGVGMPCFLCPHTTCPHSVIAQGVCACPECSGTLVLDPVSAPKWRLYCNMCNCLVSLPEGAHRISTTQDKCPECDSTIIEVDFNKKTTPLKDGATLHKGCILCDELLHSLVEMKHGRSFSRHGRRGRGRGRGRGRGNSKQQDPKMSFRDF; translated from the exons ATGTCAATTTTCTTGTCTtgccctttcttcttttcttctacaAATTACTCTTTACCATCATATTATCAAAATTATAACAAGTCCGAATGGAACACATTTCCTATTTATAATTTCAGCTATGGGCCATGTCAAACTCCTACGCTTGGGTTCTGCGTGGATCGATACCTGCAAATCACTATGTTCAAGCCAGAAAAGTTTTGGATGCTGCATCCTTACATAATGTACAAGGGGTATGAACTCAAATTAGAATGGGACCGAAACAGGTTGTTCGATGCTGAT GTTGCCGCAATGTTCCGGAATATAATAATGGAGGATGGTACTATGAGAGTTGTTCGTGTATCAGAAAAGCAGGAATCCAAAGGTCGTCCTTCTGGTCTAAACACAGTAAATCTTCTGAAG GTAGCTTCAAGTGCACTGGGCTTTGGTCCCCAGTTGACTATGCAATTGGCTGAGCGTTTGTACACTCAAGGTTTTATCAG CTATCCACGTACAGAAAGCACAGcatatccttcttcttttgacTTCAGAGGAACACTGGGAGCATTGGTGCATAATCCTGTATTTGGGAATTACGCGCAAAAGCTTTTAACTGAAAGTTATAATAAACCAAAGGCAGGAACTGATGCAGGCGATCATCCTCCAATAACTCCGATGCGTTCAGCTAGTGAGGATAGTTTGGGGAATGATGCATGGAAACTTTATCAGTACATCTGCCAGCATTTTCTGGGAACTCTCTCTCCAGATTGCAAATATAGAAG gataaaaattgaatttgaaagtGGTGGAGAGCAATTTCAGTGCGTTGGGCAGCTTGCCACAGTCAAAGGATTCACCTCTATTATGCCATGGCTGGCTATTAGTGAGAAGAATCTTCCTGAGTTTGCTGTAGGAGAGAAAATCAAGATTTCTAAAGTTGAACTAGATGAG GGGAATACTTCGCCTCCAGATTACCTCAGCGAAAGTGAGCTGATCTCTTTGATGGAGAAACACGGTATTGGAACAGATGCGTCAATCTCTGTGCATATTAACAACATATGCGAACGCAACTATGTCCAG GTACAAGCTGGGCGACGATTGGTTCCAACTCCTCTGGGTATCAGCTTGATAAGAGGGTACCAATGCATAGATTCTGATCTCTGTTTGCCTGACATTCGGAGCTTCATTGGGCACCAGATTACTTTGGTAGCTAAAGGTCAAGCAGATCATTCAATGGTTGTGCAGCACGTACTAGAACAATTCAAAAGGAAGTTCAGTTATTTTGTTGAGCAG ATTGAAAACATGGACGCATTATTTGAAGCACAATTTTCTCCACTCTCCGACTCTGGACGTCTACTCAGCAAATGTGGCAAATGCTTGCGATATATGAAATACATATCTACTCAGCCAGCTCGACTGTACTGTGGTACATGTGAGGAAGTTTATTACGTACCTCAGAAGGGTACAGTCaag CTGTACAAGGAGCTTACTTGCCCGCTTGATAATTTCGAGCTGTTACTATGTAGCATGCCTGGTCCAGAAGGCAAGTCATTCCCGCTCTGTCCTTATTGCTACAACTGTCCCCCGTTTGAAGGCATCGATACACTTTTTGGCGCTCCAAAAACTGGAGATTCTTCCAAGTTGGGAAAGGGAGTTGGAATGCCTTGCTTCCTCTGTCCACACACGACATGCCCGCATTCCGTGATTGCACAAGGCGTTTGTGCCTGCCCGGAATGCAGCGGTACACTTGTTCTCGACCCAGTCAGCGCTCCAAAATGGAGGCTTTATTGCAACATGTGCAATTGCCTTGTTTCCTTGCCTGAAGGTGCTCATCGGATTTCTACCACTCAGGATAAGTGTCCGGAATGCGACTCAACTATCATAGAAGTCGATTTTAACAAGAAAACGACGCCCTTAAAAGATGGTGCTACACTCCATAAGGGATGTATTCTTTGCGACGAGCTGCTGCATTCTCTCGTGGAAATGAAACATGGAAGATCGTTTTCTAGGCATGGAAGGAGAGGACGAGGTAGAGGAAGGGGAAGAGGACGGGGCAACAGCAAACAACAAGACCCTAAAATGAGTTTCCGAGATTTCTAA